The Elephas maximus indicus isolate mEleMax1 chromosome 6, mEleMax1 primary haplotype, whole genome shotgun sequence genomic sequence GGCCCCCAGCTCAGCCCCCAACCAGGACCCACCTGAGCGAAGGCGATGAAGAAGAGCTGGTTGTGCGTGTACTTGAGCCGGTGCAGGGGGTGCTCTGGGCCGTGCTCCCGCACCCACTTCTGATAGGCCTGGGGGTGCAGAGAGCACAAGGGGCTGTGCCCACGGAGGGTGACCTAACTCACAGTGCCCTGGGGGATgccccttctcctcctccacTCCACCCGACCACACCGGCCCTGCAGCCAGCCCCTCAGCCCCGGGGAACGGATGCCCTCCCCAGCCCAGCTCTATACAGCTGCCGCTAGGATCCCTGCCTGGCCCATCCTTCCCGCACTGTACTCCATATGCAAACCCCAGTCAGGATCACCACCTCCAGGCAGCCCTCCCCTGCTCTCCctgcaaatgaaggccctgagtCCAGCCTTTTCCAGGGACCCTGTGCCCAGCACAGGCATCATCCCACCCCAGGCCAGAGAGTCCCCAGGGGGTAAGAGGGGACCGTTATTTCAGAGCTCTGGTCACTTCCCCACCAGCATCCACCCCTTCCCCACAAGGCCTGGCAGGGATGAGGGCCAGGCATGGTAACTCACATAGTAGGCGAGCTTGAGGCCGCCCATGTCTGCAATGTTCTCACCAAGCGTGTGTTTCCCGTTTACCTGCCGATAGAGGAGGAGCCTGGGGCTGCATGGAGCCGGCTAGCTGTCCTCAGGCATGGCCCACTTGCTCTCACCCCTGTCTGCCCTCCTTCCCTTTCCCAGAAGGCCTTCCTTCCACATGCACCGTGAGTCTTCCTGAACATGTTCCTGCACCCACGTGAGTGTGCAGAGAAGCCCGTGTGAACACATATCGGGATATCTGCAGGGACCTGGTATGGGATCTGTTTGCACACACTCATGTGTGCATGTGGTGTGCGTGCTCCCGGCCGGTGCCCAGTGGCCTTCGTGCCCAAAGGGCGAGGGGGCTAACCCGCTGGTTGTAGACGGTGAAGTTGTCATAGAGGCGGACGATGCACTCAGCCTTGCGCAGGAAGCGGCTGTAGGAGGCCTCTGTCCACCAGTGCAGCAGGTTCCCCGAGCGGTCGTACTGGCCCCCTGTGGCAGTGGGAGGGGGTAAGCTGGGCACCAAGTCCTGCCCCTACTCGCCCACCAGCCAGTAGGGACAGCACCCACCCCCCACATCCCCACCTAGGCCCCCAAGGCCTCACCCCAGTCATCGTAGCCATGAGTCAGCTCGTGTCCGATGATGGTGCCAATACCGCCGTAGTTCAGAGACCTGGGTCcagggcagcagcagcaggctcAGCCCCCAGTGTCTGTGGGAGCCCCCACTGCTGCCCAGGTTCCAAGACACCTCCACCCCCACAGGCTGGGAGGTAGCCAGGGAGGCCACAGCGGGGGCCACATGGCCCTGGGGCACCCACGCCTGAGCTTTCTCGGGAGGCATGTAAAAGGGGCCGGCAACACCTGTCCAGCTGCCTTCTAAGAAGTACCACCTTATGGAGCTGGGGGGTAGGGCTGGACGGAGACTGAAGCACCAAGAGGGCTGGCCTCCTTACCGCTAGGGTGACTCTCTTTGGAAACACCTAAACAAGCCACAGGCAAGGTACTGAGGACAGGGAATAGGATGTCGGAAACAAAACACACGTTTTTCTAAATAATCCAGGGCGATGTAGAACTCTGGAGACCAGGGTCACTGCTGTTATGATTCGTGGGCCCAGAAAAAGGTGCATGGGGCCCCCAGCCCAACTCGGAGCAGTCTGACAGCACCACCCACCCAACACAAGGCCTGCTGTCAGGCCCAGCCCCTCAGCGGCTCTCCATCACCCCCATACTTACTGAGGGAAGTCAGGGTCATACAGTGTGGGCTGCAGAATGCCTGCCGGGAACACTGCAGGGGGGCGTAGCCAGAGTCAGACCTGCCCCCTTCTCAGGCCCCGCCCCTTGCCCAGGACATCCACCCCACCCCCTACCCGCCTTACCCATCTGATTCTTGTTGGGTAGATAGTAGGCGTTGAGCGCCTGTGGGGGGAGCAGCCACCTGTGGAGGGTGTCTGGGTTGGCTGGGTGAACCATACCCCTCCTCTACTGCCCCCTCCTCCCTGAAGACTGCCCTGGGCCCCGCCCACAACCGCCTTCTGAGGGTACATCTGGGCCTCTCCCAGGCTGGGCCCCCACCCGGCCACCCCATCCCCTCCCTGCGCAGGCCCAGCTGCCCCCACGCCAGCCTCCCGGCCTCAGTGAGGAGCCCCTCCGCCCGTGGCACTGCCTGGTGTCCCCCAGAGCCAGCGGGCACCCACGTGGACTTGTCCACCTCCTGCCGGATCTTCTTAACCGAGAGCTGGATGCTGAAACGGATGCTGTTCAAGATGTTCTTGAAGTAGGTCTTCTCGTGGACCTCGAACTGCAGGGGCAGGCCAGAGCCAAGCTGGGGTGGGCTGTCTGGCCGGCAGGCCTGCGCCCACCTATGGTTGGTTAGCTGGGGCCAAGGCCCCTCCCCCGCATCCTGGAGCTTGGTTGCCCTGGGGGTCTTGGCCAAGGGCAGGGAGGCCAGGACGGCAGACGGGAGGACAGGCCCACCTCATACTCCTTGTCCACGGCCTCAGGCTTGAGCAGGAAGTCCGGGTAGCCAACCATCACCATCATGTACTGGAGCTGTAGGTGAGAGGAGAGGTGTTCAGCTCTAGGTGTGCGGTCAGGTCGGGGAGAGCAGAGGGCTGACGTCAACTCCACCCACAAGACAGCCATCtttgttttctcctctttctccccAGCTCCCAGCACAGAGCTGACGCTCAGTATGTGTTTGCAGAAGCAAAAAGAAATAGATGGGAGGAGTGCCCCCCCACCTTGGCCCGGGCAGCCGCCTTGGTCTCGGCGTCCATCCAGTCCAGCTCCTCCAGGCGCTGACCCAGGATGTACTTGATGtcttccaccagctgctgcacctGCAGGTCAGGGGTCAGGGATCAAAGGTCAGCCTAGGGAGCTTAGATCTGGGTCCAAGGCAGGGAGCTCCCCTAACCATTCAGCACCACTTTCTGAGCCCAGTGTTTGGCACTGGGCACCAAAGGAAGACCTTGGAGGTGGGGATCCAAGCCCTGCCCACCCCAACAATAAGCTCCCAGTCTGGAAGGGGGCAGATGGCCCTAAGACCAGGCCGGCGAAGCATGGCAGAGAAGGGCAGGGCGGGGTGGGGCTCAGCTCGGAGGGCCTCCTGTGCCAGACAGGCCAGGCAGACTTTCTGGGGGAGGAGGCCTGGTAAGGAATGGCCTGGAGCCTCAGAGGGGGCTCAGCCTGGTGCCCTAGCTGCAGGGTGATATGTTGGCACTGAGCCCACACCCAGCTCAGCACTCCCGCCCCACCCCAAATCCTGGGCAGCCTGACCTTGGCCTTGCTGGCGGCTGAGAAGTGCTCATGGACAAAGAGGGCGCCAAGTGCCATGCCAAAGTGGCGGTTGGCCTGGCCCAGGCAGACTCGAGCCAATTCCTGTGGCTTGTCACTGCCCTCCATCTCTCGCGCCAGCTCGTGCAGTGCTTCTCGGAATGGCGGAGACAGGTGCTCGCTCAGGACCACCACCACACGCCACACCAGGTAGTTGTGCAGGATCCTGGGGCCGGGGATGCAGGTGGGTGCCCAGACAGGCCCCCGCGCACGGGCCCATCCACCCTGCCCCTCCAGTCTGGGGCTGGTCCCAGCATCCAATAGCACCCACGAAAGAACCAGAGAAATTGCAGGGATGCGAGGCTGAGCCTGGAGTGGACCAGGCCCAAGTCAAGGAAGAGAGCAGGGTCCGCACACAGCAGGGCACACTTCTACCACCAAGCAGAGCCCCCGATGCTGATGGGCCAAGGCCCAGCATTGTTCCCTGACTTGCTACAGGGTGGGGAGGGCACTCGGGGGTGACCGTGCCTTGGAGCCAGCCTTGAGGGCCTCTGATCCTCCCATGGTGGATGTAGACCAGGGAGGCTCTCCCCAAGGCAGCCCTGGGCAAGAGGAGGCAGAGCAGCGGCCCCACCTCCCCTTTCTGATGCCCACCTACTCAGGCCTCCCAATCCCCAGGTGATGAAACTGCATCCCAGGAGGCTCAGCACCCTGCCAGGCTCTTGGAGAGCAAGGGCCACAGCCAGGGGTCTGGGCTCCCATTCTAGTGCTCCTCCCCAGCATGGCTACTGGACGGAGGCGGAGATGAGAAGTGAAAGCTCACCAGGCAGACAGGATTCGGGAGCCTGGGCAGGGACTGGCGGCCAGATGGGCAGGGTGGGTGGCTGGCAGCCGTACCTGCGGGGCGTGGAGTAGATGAGCTGGGACACCTGCTGCATGTAGTCCGTGGCCAGCAGCACCACCTCTTCATCCTCCGAGAAGTTCTCCTGGAAGATCTGGTCCAGCAGCCACTTCCACCGCAGCTGTGGGCCATCAAGGACAGGGACAGTGAGGCAGGGAGGGGCGGGCAGGACAGGCAGGGCACAAGAGTCCATGGCCCCAGAATGCCTTGCCTGTGTCTGGGGTGAGGGTGACCAGGGGTCCCAGGACCAATGCCGCTctctgcccccccccaccccccaggcagGGCCACACTCACATGAGGCGTGATCTTCTGCAGCTGCCCCAGCGTCACCTTGTTGTACATGGAGCTGACGTCTCGCCGGAGGTCATCATACTCTGACACGGTGATCTGGGAGTGGAGATGGGAGTTGACCCCAGCCCAGCCCATGGCTCCTGTCCCCTAGCCCCACCTGCTCACATTGGCCAGCTGCTGCTCCAGCTGCAGGATCTCCTGGGCCTTCTGCTCCACAGCATCGGCACCCAGTAACCTGAGCAGACGCTCCATGAACACACGGTAAGCCGCCAGGATCTGCGCCAGGGGAGGGGTGTTACCAGTGGGGGCCAAGCTCGGCCATCCTGGAGCCCCAGGCCTCCCAGCAACCCCAGCTCAGGCCTGGGCACCTTCTCGCTCTCCTCATCCTGGGCTAGGTAAAGGGTCCTCTCCGGCAGGGTGAGCCCATCCTGGTCAATCTAGGGAGAAGACAGGGTTAGAGACCaccatactaaaccaaaaaaccaaacccagcgccgttgagtcgattccgactcgtagcgaccctataggacagagtagaaccgccccatagagttttccaaggagcgcctagaggattcaaactgcctgctctttggttcgcagccgtagcacttaaccactatgccaccagggtttccaccaccaTACTGGGTCCCCCCAAATAGACTGCACCCCACTCAAAGGCCCAAGTAGAGGGCACACAGACATCCATTGTCACAGCCCCAGGAGCACAGACACTGGTCCCTACCCCATCCAGAGAACTGGCTGCAGCCCCCATCCCTGGCGGGCCTGGGCTGGCGGAACCAGGAGGTGCCTCGCCCTCACAACTCCTTACCCTGAAAGCCTCCACTTTTCCCCCATGTGAGGGGCGCTCACCGAGCCGCACTGAGAATGGGGGTTCCGGGCGTTCCGGGGCAGCCCCGGCCCCCGCAGGCCTCCGCCGGGCCTGGCAGGCCTCGGGAGCCCCTCCCTCCGCGCTCCACCCCGCCAGAGCGTGGTAATTGCGGCCCCCGCGGCTCGGCTAAACACCGCAATTACTCAAGGAAATTACTTGCGCCCTCCTCCCGCGCTCGGCCCGCGCCCTTCTCTGCGCGCCCCGGCTCCCGCGGCGGCCCGCAGGGCCGGGGCCTGCGCGCGGGCCGAGGAGCCGGTCCCCCACAACTCACGCGGATGACGTAGCGCGAGGAATTCCTGTCGTCCAGGCTGACCGTGAGGGAGAAGAGCGCGGCGGCGCTGTACACGCCCTGCGCCTTGTACAGCAGTCGGTTGAGGTCCCAGTGCGCCGCGGCCCCCACGCGATCGGCCGCCCCGCCCAGGTCCCAGCCGCCGCAGTCCTCGATGACCTCGAGCATGGGCCGCGGGCCCAGCCGCTCGATCTCGCGCATGTCGAGGCACGAGCGGAAGAAGGCGCGCACCTTGCGCTGGGCCGCGCCGCCAGGGCCGCCCCCGGGCCGAGCCAGCAGGCGCTGCAGACGCTCCTCGTTCTGCTCGCCGATGGCCGCGATGGTGCCGTAGGTGAGCTTGTCGTCTGGGATAGCGTGGCGCCGCAGCCAGCCACCGCACGCGAACGAATAGAAGTCCTGGCATGGGTCTATGCTGGCGTCTAAGTTGGCGGCCAGGAAGCGGGCGGCGCGCGCGAAGGCCTTGCGCTCCGGGCAGCCCTCCGGGCAGGCGCTACCGCCAGCCGCGCCCGGGCCCAGGTACTTAAGCGCCAGCATGGCGGCCAGGATGGCGCAGAGGCCGGCGGCGAACACCAGCCACGAAAGCAGGCATACCTCTCGCCGGTTCCAGCGCGGTAGCCCGGCCCGGGCCCCGGCTGCGCCCCGCCCGGTGCCCAGCGGGAAGCCGGGGGGCAGCGAGGCCCCGCGCGCGCCCCCAGCACCGCACCGGCTCACGTACTTGACCTCCTGGAACTCGTCGTAGTGCGCCGTCATCGAGTACGGGGCTTCCATGGCGCTTCGGCCGCCACCCTGAGATTCTGGACGCTCTCGGGAGACTACTTGAGGCACCTGACAGCCGGCTTCCTCGCGGGCCTCCGCATGGCCCTCGGGTCGCCCCTGTGGGAAGGGCGGGCCCAGGCTTAGAAATCCGACGGATCCCACAGAGCCACAAGAAGGCACAGGTCTAGGTCCGCAGGCTGGGGACCACCCCGGGTCCCCAACCGCGGGCCTGGTGCCAGGCCTCCCTCTGCCACTCTAGGAATGTAGAAAGGAGAGGCCGCAGAGTGGCCACCCTCTTTCGCGTGCACAGTCCGCGTCCTTTAACATTCGTCCGTCTCCCGGAACGCACGTTCGGCCCGCTGGGTTAGGAGACTCCCTATACAAAACAGAGGACACCGGGCACgggcctggcacgtagtaggccTTCAATGAAAGGCGACCCGAGACCTGCTGCAGCCAAAGCcga encodes the following:
- the ECEL1 gene encoding endothelin-converting enzyme-like 1; the encoded protein is MEAPYSMTAHYDEFQEVKYVSRCGAGGARGASLPPGFPLGTGRGAAGARAGLPRWNRREVCLLSWLVFAAGLCAILAAMLALKYLGPGAAGGSACPEGCPERKAFARAARFLAANLDASIDPCQDFYSFACGGWLRRHAIPDDKLTYGTIAAIGEQNEERLQRLLARPGGGPGGAAQRKVRAFFRSCLDMREIERLGPRPMLEVIEDCGGWDLGGAADRVGAAAHWDLNRLLYKAQGVYSAAALFSLTVSLDDRNSSRYVIRIDQDGLTLPERTLYLAQDEESEKILAAYRVFMERLLRLLGADAVEQKAQEILQLEQQLANITVSEYDDLRRDVSSMYNKVTLGQLQKITPHLRWKWLLDQIFQENFSEDEEVVLLATDYMQQVSQLIYSTPRRILHNYLVWRVVVVLSEHLSPPFREALHELAREMEGSDKPQELARVCLGQANRHFGMALGALFVHEHFSAASKAKVQQLVEDIKYILGQRLEELDWMDAETKAAARAKLQYMMVMVGYPDFLLKPEAVDKEYEFEVHEKTYFKNILNSIRFSIQLSVKKIRQEVDKSTWLLPPQALNAYYLPNKNQMVFPAGILQPTLYDPDFPQSLNYGGIGTIIGHELTHGYDDWGGQYDRSGNLLHWWTEASYSRFLRKAECIVRLYDNFTVYNQRVNGKHTLGENIADMGGLKLAYYAYQKWVREHGPEHPLHRLKYTHNQLFFIAFAQNWCIKRRSQSIYLQVLTDKHAPEHYRVLGSVSQFEEFGRAFHCPKDSPMNPAHKCSVW